The Cherax quadricarinatus isolate ZL_2023a chromosome 46, ASM3850222v1, whole genome shotgun sequence genome includes a region encoding these proteins:
- the LOC128696673 gene encoding acylphosphatase-2 isoform X1, which yields MLSSPIAFEVSRSLSSFCTSSSVVRCNFIKVAKDNADRLGITGWIKNNKTGTVGGRLQGPKSHVDQMVKWLSEEGSPGCHIERCQLSNQQAIIRPDYPKFSLKF from the exons atgttgtccagtcccatcgcctttgaggtatcaaggtcacttagcagcttctgcacctcctcctcggttgttc GGTGTAACTTCATAAAGGTGGCCAAGGACAACGCTGACAGGCTGGGAATCACAGGATGGATAAAAAATAACAAAACTGGTACTGTTGGTGGCCGCCTCCAAGGACCCAAATCCCACGTCGATCAAAT GGTGAAGTGGTTGAGTGAGGAAGGTTCTCCAGGCTGCCACATTGAACGTTGTCAACTTAGCAACCAACAAGCAATTATCCGTCCTGACTACCCAAAGTTCAGCCTCAAATTCTAA